One genomic region from Lineus longissimus chromosome 6, tnLinLong1.2, whole genome shotgun sequence encodes:
- the LOC135489962 gene encoding G-protein coupled receptor 83-like: MFNATEDMLTYTSVITGGIGKIRNISAWINMNSSEFDGNNSDRPTQLLEDFFRRMQQKNVWTNVALAIVFSAIVLVSIFGNMMVVYVIVRNRRMHTVTNVFVTNLAVADLLITFLNIPFNIGRYILDDWPFGDEMCHVINFVQTVSVYAFTFTLTSIALDRQQVIMYPLSPRISTRLAFIIIGAIWLTASLLSVPFGMWYGLETMNLYFKQSLRCTKIFPSKDIERYIYLVTAITQYCIPLSVITVAYGRIAQRLWVRVQLGDVTEEQQLSHMRSKKKTIKMLIAVVLVFAISWLPLNIYYLVIQFPPSSSHNIMHSGKAVFTCYWIAMSSVSVNPFIYCWFNEAFRVEVINKFRCFVRQRRRIHPGYEIDGILFRSDQVRSRSLRQVHTSTLFNNGRAMRSTAKRPTQSERRQYNHLHHLTRMLPSFKSKTPEEREKLKCDNFLANGFKHNESSIRAIAEHPSEDIHKSDDESYDLEQGNNALKSEMEEIQIVITDLSDTGGAAANNSF, from the coding sequence ATGTTCAACGCTACAGAGGACATGCTGACTTACACCAGCGTCATCACGGGCGGCATTGGGAAGATACGGAATATTTCAGCTTGGATCAACATGAACTCGTCAGAATTTGACGGCAATAACTCAGACCGACCAACGCAACTACTAGAAGACTTCTTCAGACGAATGCAGCAGAAAAACGTTTGGACCAATGTTGCTTTAGCTATAGTATTTAGTGCTATTGTTTTAGTGTCGATATTTGGTAATATGATGGTTGTTTATGTAATCGTGCGGAACCGGAGGATGCATACCGTGACTAACGTGTTCGTCACAAACTTAGCAGTCGCAGATTTACTTATTACATTTTTGAATATTCCTTTCAATATTGGGAGGTACATTCTAGACGATTGGCCGTTTGGGGACGAGATGTGCCACGTCATTAACTTTGTTCAAACTGTTTCTGTATACGCCTTTACATTTACACTGACTAGCATTGCCTTAGATCGGCAACAGGTCATTATGTACCCCCTTAGTCCGAGAATAAGTACGCGGCTGGCATTCATCATCATTGGGGCAATTTGGCTAACAGCGTCGCTCTTATCGGTGCCGTTTGGCATGTGGTACGGTCTGGAGACGATGAACTTATATTTCAAACAATCGCTTCGATGTACAAAAATCTTTCCTTCAAAGGATATAGAGAGGTATATTTATCTCGTGACAGCCATCACGCAATATTGTATCCCGCTCAGCGTCATAACGGTGGCTTACGGTCGGATTGCCCAGCGCTTATGGGTTCGGGTACAGCTTGGCGACGTGACAGAAGAGCAACAGCTGTCACATATGCGATCAAAAAAGAAAACCATCAAGATGCTCATCGCTGTTGTATTAGTTTTCGCCATTTCTTGGCTACCGTTGAATATTTACTACCTAGTCATACAATTTCCGCCTTCATCAAGCCATAATATCATGCATTCTGGAAAGGCTGTCTTCACGTGTTACTGGATTGCTATGTCAAGTGTGAGCGTCAACCCGTTTATTTATTGTTGGTTCAACGAGGCCTTTAGGGTCGAGGTTATCAATAAATTCCGCTGTTTTGTGCGCCAACGGCGGCGGATACACCCTGGGTACGAGATTGACGGTATATTATTTCGATCCGACCAagttaggtcaaggtcattacgCCAGGTGCATACAAGCACATTGTTCAACAACGGAAGAGCCATGCGATCAACAGCCAAACGCCCGACCCAATCAGAACGCAGGCAATACAACCACCTACATCACCTTACCAGAATGCTACCAAGCTTTAAATCGAAAACTCCCGAGGAGAGAGAAAAACTGAAATGTGACAATTTTCTCGCGAACGGATTTAAACACAATGAATCATCAATTCGGGCAATAGCTGAACATCCATCAGAAGACATCCATAAGTCTGATGACGAGTCATACGATTTGGAACAAGGGAACAATGCCTTGAAATCAGAGATGGAGGAAATACAGATTGTTATCACCGACTTATCGGATACTGGGGGTGCTGCGGCTAATAACAGCTTCTAG